One Desulfocurvus vexinensis DSM 17965 genomic window, GCGGCGCCTGGATGGGGGAGCCAAGCAGGCGGGTCAGGGCGTCTTCCAGGGCGTGGCGGCGCATGCGCAGGAACAGGATCTTGTGGGCCCGGCGCTGGGTCAGGGCCACGGGACGCGGGAAATCGAGCATGGCCGCGCACCCTCCGGGCGTGCAGGCTATTTCCATGGCCCGCGCGTGGACGGTCATCTCGCCCTCCAGCACGATGTACAGGGTCAGCGTGTTGCGCAGGGAGCTGGTGCGCAGCCGAAATCCTGTACTCATCTCTGCATAGTGGACGGAGATGCGGTCAAACTCGATGCAGTTGTGGATGGCAGAGAATTCGTGGTGCGGATTGATGTCAACATCGGCACCGTTGTAGGCGGCTCCCAGTGCCTTGCGGACAATCTCCGGGTCGCCAGTGGCAACCCGGGGGAAAGAGGAAAGCGGGAGGAATTGCATGGCTGCGGAGTATAGCATGCATAAAACCGATTGCATGCACTGGGATTGGCCTGGAAGCGTTTGAACTGTTTGCAGATATAGTACCATTTGTTTCTCCGGGGCATTTGCAGGGGGGCGCCACAGGGAACGCGTTATCCCTGTTCCTTAGTGCAGGGGCGACGCGGTGTCTCGCCGAAAGGCGAAAAAGGTGCCAGGAAAACGAATGGACCGCTTGAAATCGCAGGGGGTTTGCCGTGGTTTCCCTTCGGGGACGTAGGGGAATCGCCGGGTGTGTGTGCAGGCGGCCAGGCGGGGGCGGGGCGAAGGGGCGGCGCGAGGGCCGCATGGTGCGCAGCAGGCGCTGTGGGCCCAGGCGGGGCAGGGCGAAAAACCGCAGCGTGTGCCTGCCTGGTGTCGCACAGGAAGGGGTGTGTCGCCGTCCGCAGGCGGGCCGTTGCTGCGCCCGGCCCCGGGGCCGGGGGGCTGGTGCTGCGCTGCCGTTGCGGGGGGCGGCGCGGGCGCAGGAGCCGTGGCGCGCCGTTTCCCGGGGTCTGGCGCATGCAGCGTTGCCCCGTTGTGTTTTCGCGCCGCGCACTGTAGTATTCTGTGACACGGGCTCCCAGGCGCAGGAGCAGGTACCAGCACCCCCCGGAGGCCAGCGCCCCGATGCACGAGCTGCCGCGAAAGAGTCGTCCCGCCATCCTGCGGCGCAGGTCCATATCCCGCGACCTGACGGTTTCGCTGGCCCTTGGCGTGCTGCTGGCGGCGCTGGTGCTTGCGCTGTACGTCTACCAGTGGCAGGCCCGGGGGGCGATGCGCGACTTGGAGTCCCGGGCTGACGAGGCCATCGCCAAGGCCGCCGACGTGCTCTCCCTGCCGCTGTGGAACCTGGACACCATCGGGGTGCGCATGGTCGGCCTGGCCTTCGTCCAGAACGAGGAGGTCGAGGCGGTGCGCATCGTGGACGCCCAGGGCCGGGTGCTCTTCGAGCAGAACAAGAGCCGGGGCGGCGAGGCCATCCACCGCACCCGCGAGGTGCGCTACAACGACCTGACCCTGGGCCGCGCCGAGATCGCCTACACCCTGGACTCCTACACCCGCCAGATGCAGTCCCTGCTGTGGGGCCTGCTGGCGGGGCTGCTGGTGACCTTCTGCGTGGTGCTGGCGGCCACGGGCGTGCTGCTGCGGGTGTTTTTGCGCAAGCCTCTGGAGGGTCTGGTCCAGGGCGCGCGGCGGGTGGCCCGGGGCGACTACCGGGGCGCCCCGGAGGTGGAGCACGCCGAGCTGGAGGAGATCGCCGCGCACTTCGGGGCCATGAGCGAGGCCGTGGCCCAGCGCGAGTCCGAGCTGCGCCGTGTGAACCTTGAGCTGCGCAGCGCCGAGCGCAAGTACCACTCCATCTTTGAGAACGCCATCGAGGGCATCTTCCAGACCTCCGAGGACGGGGTCTGCCTGAGCGCCAACCCCTCCCTGGCGCGCATCCTGGGCTACGACTCGCCCGACGAGCTCATCGCCCTGCCCTGCCTGGCCTACCGCGACCCCGAGGACCGCAAGCTCCTGCTGGCCCAGCTGCGGGCCCAGGGGCGCGTGGCGGCCCAGGAGGTCCAGGTGCTGCGCCGCGACGGCACGCCCATCTGGGCCAGCGTCTCCGCCCAGCTCATCCGCGACCCCGAAGGCCGGGTGCGCCACATCGAGGGCTCGCTGGTGGACGTCACCGTGCGCAAGAAGATGGAGGACGAGCTGCGTCACCAGGCCCTGCACGACCCCCTGACGGGGCTGGCCAACCGCGTGCTGTGCACCGACCGCATCTGGCGCGCCCTGGAGCGCGGCAAGCGCCGCGAGCAGTACCAGTTCTGCGTGCTGTTCGTGGACCTGGACCGCTTCAAGGTCATCAACGACTGCCTGGGCCACCGCTTCGGCGACCGGCTGCTCATGGAGATCGCCCGCCGCCTGCGTGAATGCGTGCGCGACCTGGACACAGTCTCGCGCTTCGGCGGCGACGAGTTCATCGTGCTGCTGGAGGAGCTGGAATCGCCGCGCACGGCCATGCGCGTGGTCAAGCGCATCCGCCAGAGCATGCGCACGCCGTTTGCCTGCGACGGGCACGAGGTGCGCGTGTCGGCCAGCATCGGCATCGCCCTGGGCTCCGGCGCGGGCCAGAGCCCGGAGGAGCTGATCCAGAGGGCCAACGTGGCCATGCACCGCTCCAAGGAGTCCGGGCGCGACCGCTTCAAGGTCTTCACCCCCGGGATGCTCGACCGCGCGGCCCTGCGCCTGACCCTGGAAAACGACATGGAGCGGGCCATGCGCGAGGGCGAGTTCTTCCTGGAATACCAGCCCATCGTCAGCGTGGACGGCGCCCCCCGGCTCTACGCCCTGGAGGCCCTGGCCCGCTGGCGGCACCCCGAGCGCGGGCTGCTGCCCCCCGGCGAGTTCATCCCCGTGGCCGAGGACTCGGGGCAGATCGCCGCCCTGGGCCTGTGGGTGCTGCGCGAGGCCTGCCGCACGTTTGCCCTGTGGCGCCAGACCGTCCCGGGCGGGCGCGATGTGCTGTTGTCCGTCAACGTGTCGGGCCGCCAGTTCGCCCAGGCCGACCTGGTGGCGCGCGTGCTGGACGTGCTCGACGAGGCGGGCCTGCCGCCGGACCGCCTCAAGCTCGAAATCACCGAGACGGCCATCATGCAGAACGCCGAAATGGCCATCGACAAGCTCGCGGCCCTGCGGGCCCGGGGGGTGCGCATCAGCGTGGACGACTTCGGCACGGGCTATTCGTCCATGAGCTACCTGCAGCGCCTGCCCCTGGACACCCTGAAGATCGACCTGTCCTTCGTGCGCGGCATGGACGAGTCGGTGGAGAACCGCGAGATCGTGCGGGCCATCATCAATCTGGCCCATTCCCTGGGGCTGGAGGTCATCGCCGAGGGCGTGGAACGCGCGCGCCACCAGCAGGCCCTCGAGGAACTGCGCTGCGAGTATTTCCAGGGCTACTACTACTCCCGCCCCCTGGACGCGGCCGGGGTCGCCGGGTTCCTGGCCCGGCTGGCGCGGGAGGCCTGCGCGGCCCCTGCGGCTCCGTCCAACTGACCCTCACTCCAGATAGCGGGCCACCAGCGCCTCGTATTCCGGCCCGGCCAGGACTTCGTCCAGGGCCTGCTGGAAGCGCGCCACCAGCGCGTCGGGCGTCTCGCGGTGGAAGGCGTAGCAGACCTCGGTCTGGCGCAGGACCATGACCACTGCGTAGGCCCCGGGGTCGCGGCCCGTGCGCTCCAGCAGGCGGCGCATGCTGCGCTCCTCGTAGGCCACCAGATCCAGCCTGCCCGCGTCGAGCTTGCGCAGGTTCAGCTCCATGTCCGCCACGGGTTCGATGCGCACGGGGTGGCCCAGGTCGAGCAGGGCGGCCTCGGCCACGTCGCCGCGCACGGTGCCCACGGCGAGGTGCTCCAGGCTGGACGAGGACAGGGTGCGCGCCGTGTCTGCCGCGCGCGAGAACAGCACGAAGCGCACCGCGTCGATGGGGCAGGCCCATTTGAACAGCGTCTCGCGCTCGGGGGTGCGGGCCATGCTGAAGGCCACCGTGCCCGGCTGGGTCAGGGCCGCGTCGTAGACCCGCGCCCAGGGCTGCACCGTCACGGGCCGCTCGGCCATGCCCATGCGCGCCCAGACCAGCCGCAGCAGGTCCACCGACAGGCCGCGTACCGCGCCGTTTTCGGCGTAGTTGTAGGGGTAGTACTGTTCGGTGAGGTAGGCCAGCCCCTCGGGCCCGGGCGGGGCGTCCGCCCGGGCGGGCGGGGCGCACAGGGCCCAGGCGAGGACGCAGGCCAGGAGCAGGGCGCGGGGCAAGGGGAGCATGGAGCCTCCTGCGGCCGGGGGGTGCCGGGGTTGTCGGACAATGCTAGCACGCCGGTGCGGGGAAGGAAAGTCCATCTGCCCCGCCCGCAGGCGGTCCTGGATATTGGAGACCACGGTGGCCTTCTTGTTGTGCTGCCGCTCCCGCCCGCAGGCGGTTCTGCCGCCGGTGCGGTTCTTTGCGCTTGCCCAGCCCTGCGCGGTCTGCTATCCGGGACTTTCGATCGGATATCATCGATTTGGCCCCGGGCGGCCCCGCCGCCACGGGAAAACGCGGTCACGTCACATGAAAAGGAGTGAGGTCATGGGTAGGAAATTCGTCACGCTTGCAGTGGCCACGCTGGTCAGCCTCATGCTGGCCTGTGGCGCCTTCGCTTCCGACAAGGTGCTCGTCAACGGCATCGACTTCGGCTTCCCGCCGTTCGGCTTCGTGGACAAGGACGGCAAGCCCACCGGCTTCGACGTCGAGGCCGTGGACTGGATCGCGGCCAAGATGGGCTTCAAGGTCACCCACCAGCCCACCGACTGGGACGGCATCATCCCGGCCCTGAACGCGGGTAAGATCGACTTCATCGCCTCGGGCATGAGCGCCACCGCCGAGCGCGCCAAGGTCGTCAACTTCACCATCCCCTACTACGCCGTGACCCAGGTGCTGGTCGTGCGCGCCGACGAGGCCCGGCCCCTGGACGAGATCCTCAAGTCCGGCGCCAAGGTCGGCGCCCAGCGCGGCACCATCACCGCCGGGCTGCTCGAGGAGCTGGCCAAGAAGGACGGCTACAAGTTCGAGCTGGTGCAGTACGACTCCACCGACCTCTCCATGCAGGACCTGCCCCTGGGCCGCATCGTGGGCTCGGGCATGGACAGCTCCATCGCCTACGAAGTTATGAAGGGCACCGACTACAAGGTCGCCGGCACCTTCGACGTGGCCCCCGAGAACTACGCCTACGCCGTGCGCCAGGCCGACACCGAGCTGCTGAACACCCTCAACGAGGGCCTCAAGCTGCTCATGGCCGACCCCTACTGGGAAGAGCTCAAGGCCAAGTGGGACATCCACTAGCCCCGGCCTGACCGACATCATTTGACCGCCCGGACGGGTTCGGGTATCCCGAACCCGTCCGGGCGGTCTGCGTTGTCCGGCTCCCCCCAAGGCGGAACCATGAATTTCGAAAAAGCCATCAGCGCCATCATCGACGCCCTGCCCTACATGCTGGGCGGGGTGTGGGTCACCGTGGGCCTGGTCGTCGGGGCCCTGGCCCTGGGCTTCGTGCTGGGCGTGCCCCTGGCCGTGCTCCAGGTGTACGGGCGGCCCCTGGCCCGGAGGCTGGTGCACCTGTACGTCTGGCTGTTTCGCGGCGTGCCCATACTGGTGCTGATCTTCCTCTTCTATTTCGGCATCCTGCCCCACCTGGGGCTGGACAGCGCCTTCTGGGCCGGGGTCATCGTCCTGGGGCTGACCAGCGCGGCCTACCAGTCGCAGATCTTCCGGGGCGCCATCCAGTCCCTGCCCGCCGGGCAGCTCAAGGCCGCCCGCGCCCTGGGCATGACCGACCTGCAGGCCATCGCCTGCATCATCCTGCCCCAGGCCCTGCGCCTGTCCATCCCGGGCTGGTCCAACGAATTCTCCATCCTGCTCAAGGACTCGGCCCTGGTCATGGCCATCAGCGTGCAGGAGATCATGGCCCGCACCCGCTCCGTGGCCGGGCGGACCCATGAGCCCGTGGCCATGGCCCTGTTCGCCGGGGTGCTCTTCTTCATCCTGACCTGGATCGGGCTGCGCCTGCTGCGCGGGCTGGAGCGCAAGGTGCGCATCAAGGGCTATTCACAGGAAGGATCCATGTCATGAGCCAGAACCAGGAAATCCTGCGCGTGGAGAAGCTCAACAAGAGCTTCGGCACCAACCATGTGCTCAAGGACGCCACCCTGACCCTGCGCAAGGGCGAGCTCAAGGTGCTCATCGGGCCCTCGGGCGGCGGCAAGTCCACGCTGTTGCAGTGTATGAATTTTCTCATCCCGCCCGACTCCGGGCGCATCTGGCTCGACGGGACGGAGATCCTTGGCCACAAGAAGCGCGAGCTGTACGCCTACCGCCAGCAGGTGGGCATGATCTTCCAGGATTTCAACCTCTTCGACCACCTGAGCGCCCTGGGCAACGTGCGCATCGCCCTGACCAGGGTCCGCGGCATGTCGCGCAAGGACGCCACCGAGCGCGCCATGGCCGAGCTGGACCGCGTGGGCCTGGCGGCCAAGGCCGGGCTCTACCCGGCCCAGCTCTCGGGCGGGCAGAAGCAGCGCGTGTCCATCGCCCGCGCCCTGGCCATGGACCCCAAGGTCCTGCTGCTGGACGAGCCCACCAGCGCCCTGGACCCCGAGCTCATCGGCGAGGTGCTGGCCGTGGTCAAGGACCTGGCCACCGCCGGGATGACCATGATCATGGCCACGCACCAGATCACCTTCTCCGCGCAGCTGGCCTCGGAGTTCGTGTTCATGGAGCAGGGCGCCATCATCGAGCACGACTCGCCCGCGGCCCTGCTGGCCCCGCTGGCCTGCACGCGCACCAAGGCATTCTGCGCCAAGATCAACGAACTCACGGGGGAGCCCGTCTAGCATGTTCGAGGAATACTGGCTTTTCGCCTCCGAACGGGTCGTGCCCGGGCTCAACGCCGCGCTGCTGGTCAGCGCGCGGCTCATCGTGCCCTCGGCCCTGTACGGCGCGCTGCTGGGCATCCTCACCGGCGTGCTGCGCGTGTACGGCCCGCGCCCCGTGCGCCGCGTGGCCGACGCCTACGTGTCGCTGTTCCGGGGCACGCCGCTGGTGGTGCAGCTCTATTTCTGGTATTTCGCCCTGCCCTACATCCGCGTGGGCGGGCACGCCATCGTCCTGGACGCCATGCAGGCCTCCATCCTCGGGTTCGCCCTGTGCAGCGCGGCCTACCAGTCGGAGTACATCCGCGGCGGGCTGCTTTCCATCAAGGCCGGGCAGATCAAGGCCGCCCGGGCCCTGGGCATGAACCCCATGCAGACCGTTTTGCACGTCGTGCTGCCCCAGGCCGTGCGCCGCGCCCTGCCCGGCTGCGGCAACGAGGTCGTCTACCTCATCAAGTATTCCTCCCTGGCCTCCATCATCACCGTCAACGAGCTCACCGGCACCGCGCGCAGCATCGCCAAGGCCACCTTCCGGCCCATCGAGGCCTACGCCACCGTGGCCGTGTACTACCTGGTGCTGGTCACGCTGGCCGTGTGGTTCTTGCGCTGGCTGGAGGACCGCATGAGCATCCCCGGCTTCGAGCGCCCGCGCGACTAGGCGCGCCAGCCTGCCGGGCTCCCCCCACGAGGCGCCCCATGACCACCGCATCCGCCGCCCCCGCCGCCTACGTTCCCCTGGGCCCCGAAACCCTGGAGCGCCTGCGCGCCGCCCTGGGCCCGGAGACCGTGCGCACCGACGCCGAAACCCTGGACACCGCCTCGCGCGACGCCTCCACCGAGGTCCACCGGCCCGAGACCGTGGTCCGCGCCACCTCGGCCCGCCAGGTGGCCGACCTGCTGCGCCTGGCCGCCGAGCTGCGCTTCGCCGTGACCCCGCGCGGCGCGGGCACCGGGCTGGCCGCCGGGGCCCTGGCCGTGCATGGCGGTGTGGTCCTCGACCTCTCGGGCATGAACCGCATCCTGGCCATCGACCCCGCCAACCTGCTGGCCGTGGTCGAGCCCGGGGTCATCGTGGCCGACCTGCGCAGCGCCGCCGCCGCCAGGGGCCTCTTCTACCCGCCCGACCCCGCCAGCCTGGCCACCGCCACCATCGGCGGCACCGCCGCCACCAACGCGGGCGGCCCGGCCTGCGTCAAATACGGCGTCACGCGGCACTACGTCCTGGGCCTGGAAGTCGTGCTGCCCTCGGGGGAGATCGTCACCGCCGGGGTCGCCACGCGCAAGGGCGTGGTCGGCTACGATCTGGCCCAACTGCTGGTGGGCTCCGAAGGCACCCTGGGCGTCATTACCCGGCTGTGGCTGCGCCTGGTGCCCATGCCCGAGGCCACCCGGGCCCGCGTGGCCGTGTTCCCCTCCCTGGGCGCGGCCATGGGCACCGTGGCCGCCGTCATGGCCGCCGGGGTCACGCCCAGTGCCGTGGAGTTCCTGGACAGCCGCTGCCTGGCCCTGGTGGGCGACATGCTGCCCCTGGACCCGCCGCCGCCCCCGGGCGCGGCCCTGCTGCTGCTGGAAACCGACGGCTCGGCCAGCGCCGCCGACCAGGACATGGAGCGCGTGGCCGCCGTATGCGCCGCCCAGGGCGCCCTGCACCAGATTCCCGCGCCCGACGAGCAGCGCCGCGCGCAGTTGTGGGACGTCCGGCGCCAGGTCTCCCTGCGCATCCACGAATCCGCCCCTGTCTATGTGCCCGAAGACGTGGTCCTGCCCCTGGCGCGCATCGCCGCCTTTGTCGAGGCCCTGCCGGGCCTGGAGCAGCGCCACGGCCTGACCATCTACGCCTTCGGCCACGCGGGCGACGGCAACATCCACATCAACATCACCGCCCCCCAGGGCGTGGACGCCGCCGTGGAGGCCTGCATCACCGAGCTGCTGCGCCTGGTGGTCGCCATGGGCGGCACCATGAGCGGCGAGCACGGCATCGGCCGGGCCAAGCAGCGCTTCCTGCCCCTGGAACTGGCCCCGGCCTCCATGCACCTGCAACGCGCCCTCAAGGACACCTTCGACCCCGGGCTGATCCTCAACCCCGGCAAGGTGTTCGCGTAGCGACGCGGCGAAGCGGGCCTTTTCTCTCGCAGCAAGGAAA contains:
- a CDS encoding putative bifunctional diguanylate cyclase/phosphodiesterase — translated: MHELPRKSRPAILRRRSISRDLTVSLALGVLLAALVLALYVYQWQARGAMRDLESRADEAIAKAADVLSLPLWNLDTIGVRMVGLAFVQNEEVEAVRIVDAQGRVLFEQNKSRGGEAIHRTREVRYNDLTLGRAEIAYTLDSYTRQMQSLLWGLLAGLLVTFCVVLAATGVLLRVFLRKPLEGLVQGARRVARGDYRGAPEVEHAELEEIAAHFGAMSEAVAQRESELRRVNLELRSAERKYHSIFENAIEGIFQTSEDGVCLSANPSLARILGYDSPDELIALPCLAYRDPEDRKLLLAQLRAQGRVAAQEVQVLRRDGTPIWASVSAQLIRDPEGRVRHIEGSLVDVTVRKKMEDELRHQALHDPLTGLANRVLCTDRIWRALERGKRREQYQFCVLFVDLDRFKVINDCLGHRFGDRLLMEIARRLRECVRDLDTVSRFGGDEFIVLLEELESPRTAMRVVKRIRQSMRTPFACDGHEVRVSASIGIALGSGAGQSPEELIQRANVAMHRSKESGRDRFKVFTPGMLDRAALRLTLENDMERAMREGEFFLEYQPIVSVDGAPRLYALEALARWRHPERGLLPPGEFIPVAEDSGQIAALGLWVLREACRTFALWRQTVPGGRDVLLSVNVSGRQFAQADLVARVLDVLDEAGLPPDRLKLEITETAIMQNAEMAIDKLAALRARGVRISVDDFGTGYSSMSYLQRLPLDTLKIDLSFVRGMDESVENREIVRAIINLAHSLGLEVIAEGVERARHQQALEELRCEYFQGYYYSRPLDAAGVAGFLARLAREACAAPAAPSN
- a CDS encoding substrate-binding periplasmic protein, giving the protein MLPLPRALLLACVLAWALCAPPARADAPPGPEGLAYLTEQYYPYNYAENGAVRGLSVDLLRLVWARMGMAERPVTVQPWARVYDAALTQPGTVAFSMARTPERETLFKWACPIDAVRFVLFSRAADTARTLSSSSLEHLAVGTVRGDVAEAALLDLGHPVRIEPVADMELNLRKLDAGRLDLVAYEERSMRRLLERTGRDPGAYAVVMVLRQTEVCYAFHRETPDALVARFQQALDEVLAGPEYEALVARYLE
- a CDS encoding ABC transporter substrate-binding protein, with the translated sequence MGRKFVTLAVATLVSLMLACGAFASDKVLVNGIDFGFPPFGFVDKDGKPTGFDVEAVDWIAAKMGFKVTHQPTDWDGIIPALNAGKIDFIASGMSATAERAKVVNFTIPYYAVTQVLVVRADEARPLDEILKSGAKVGAQRGTITAGLLEELAKKDGYKFELVQYDSTDLSMQDLPLGRIVGSGMDSSIAYEVMKGTDYKVAGTFDVAPENYAYAVRQADTELLNTLNEGLKLLMADPYWEELKAKWDIH
- a CDS encoding amino acid ABC transporter permease — encoded protein: MNFEKAISAIIDALPYMLGGVWVTVGLVVGALALGFVLGVPLAVLQVYGRPLARRLVHLYVWLFRGVPILVLIFLFYFGILPHLGLDSAFWAGVIVLGLTSAAYQSQIFRGAIQSLPAGQLKAARALGMTDLQAIACIILPQALRLSIPGWSNEFSILLKDSALVMAISVQEIMARTRSVAGRTHEPVAMALFAGVLFFILTWIGLRLLRGLERKVRIKGYSQEGSMS
- a CDS encoding amino acid ABC transporter ATP-binding protein, which gives rise to MSQNQEILRVEKLNKSFGTNHVLKDATLTLRKGELKVLIGPSGGGKSTLLQCMNFLIPPDSGRIWLDGTEILGHKKRELYAYRQQVGMIFQDFNLFDHLSALGNVRIALTRVRGMSRKDATERAMAELDRVGLAAKAGLYPAQLSGGQKQRVSIARALAMDPKVLLLDEPTSALDPELIGEVLAVVKDLATAGMTMIMATHQITFSAQLASEFVFMEQGAIIEHDSPAALLAPLACTRTKAFCAKINELTGEPV
- a CDS encoding amino acid ABC transporter permease translates to MFEEYWLFASERVVPGLNAALLVSARLIVPSALYGALLGILTGVLRVYGPRPVRRVADAYVSLFRGTPLVVQLYFWYFALPYIRVGGHAIVLDAMQASILGFALCSAAYQSEYIRGGLLSIKAGQIKAARALGMNPMQTVLHVVLPQAVRRALPGCGNEVVYLIKYSSLASIITVNELTGTARSIAKATFRPIEAYATVAVYYLVLVTLAVWFLRWLEDRMSIPGFERPRD
- a CDS encoding FAD-binding oxidoreductase gives rise to the protein MTTASAAPAAYVPLGPETLERLRAALGPETVRTDAETLDTASRDASTEVHRPETVVRATSARQVADLLRLAAELRFAVTPRGAGTGLAAGALAVHGGVVLDLSGMNRILAIDPANLLAVVEPGVIVADLRSAAAARGLFYPPDPASLATATIGGTAATNAGGPACVKYGVTRHYVLGLEVVLPSGEIVTAGVATRKGVVGYDLAQLLVGSEGTLGVITRLWLRLVPMPEATRARVAVFPSLGAAMGTVAAVMAAGVTPSAVEFLDSRCLALVGDMLPLDPPPPPGAALLLLETDGSASAADQDMERVAAVCAAQGALHQIPAPDEQRRAQLWDVRRQVSLRIHESAPVYVPEDVVLPLARIAAFVEALPGLEQRHGLTIYAFGHAGDGNIHINITAPQGVDAAVEACITELLRLVVAMGGTMSGEHGIGRAKQRFLPLELAPASMHLQRALKDTFDPGLILNPGKVFA